The sequence GTGGCGCTCTCGGGCCAGAGCCACCGGGAGGTGCTGGACCTGCTGGAACGTTATAGCCGCTACTTCCGGCAGCTTTTTGTGCTGCCCGAAAATCCCGGCATGATTGCCTTCTGGAGCACGGCGCGCTCCTTTGAGGGATTGCTCGGCTATGGCGTGCAGCATTCCTACTGGAATCTGCGGGCGCGGGCGCTTAAGCGGGCCATGGACATCGTGGGCGCCTCCATACTGCTTTTGGCGCTGCTGCCGCTTTTTGCATTGGTGGCCCTGCTGATCAAGCTGGATTCGCCCGGACCCGTGTTTTATCGGCAGATGCGCATGGGGCGGGGCGGGCGCTGTTTCCCGCTGCTGAAGTTTCGCACCATGTATCAGGATGCAGAGCGCCGGCTGCAAGAATTGTTGCGTGAGCGCCCGGATCTGCGGGAAGAGTACGAGTTGTTCCATAAGCTGCGCAACGATCCGCGCGTAACCCGTGTGGGGCGCTACCTGCGGCGCTTTAGCATTGATGAGCTGCCTCAGCTCTGGAACGTATTGCGTGGCGATCTCAGTCTGGTCGGGCCCAGGGCCTACATGCCCGAGGAGCGTCTTCAGATGGATGGCATGGATCGCATCATTCTCCAGAAGCGGCCCGGGGTGACCGGCCTGTGGCAAGTATCAGGACGTAATGGGCTTACGTTTGAAGATCGCGTGCGAATGGATGTACATTATATTCATAACTGGACGCCCTGGCTGGATCTGTACATCCTGGCCCGTACGGTGCCGGTGGTGCTGACCGGCGAAGGGGCCTGTTAATCAGAGCTTGTTGACCAAGGAGTGTCCCAGGGGAAAGCTATGGCACACTATCGACATCACTCGCTGATCGTCGCCCGAGGCGGGCAACGAGGGGGATTGCCGCCTGCTTCCAGCGAAACGCGCGACGAAGGGCGCA comes from Rhodothermus profundi and encodes:
- a CDS encoding exopolysaccharide biosynthesis polyprenyl glycosylphosphotransferase → MRHAIVALSGQSHREVLDLLERYSRYFRQLFVLPENPGMIAFWSTARSFEGLLGYGVQHSYWNLRARALKRAMDIVGASILLLALLPLFALVALLIKLDSPGPVFYRQMRMGRGGRCFPLLKFRTMYQDAERRLQELLRERPDLREEYELFHKLRNDPRVTRVGRYLRRFSIDELPQLWNVLRGDLSLVGPRAYMPEERLQMDGMDRIILQKRPGVTGLWQVSGRNGLTFEDRVRMDVHYIHNWTPWLDLYILARTVPVVLTGEGAC